In Pelagibaculum spongiae, one genomic interval encodes:
- a CDS encoding LysR family transcriptional regulator — translation MHPLATTDLNLLVALQALLKTHNVTKAAVELGITQSAMSRTLQRLRATFNDPLFVRTREGLKPTARAEALVGELGQTLDSVGQLLASPTFDPSTARGSFRVLTNDFGSQVFMPNIMSELSREAPGMNFEIVSRRSDMMDQLQQGQVDLILATLDQQIPAEIYARTLGEDRFVCVMRYNHPLASKKLTLNEYCDARHILITTGNDRRGHIDLQLAKQGLKRNIVLRLPHFTAAPSIAANSDLIVTMPRGLALRQAQTLGLKLVEPPVNHEPFAYHLVWHSRQHHNPAHKWLRDLMSNSIRKTLQEAPEPIDPLRGWVDLFKPEINFFPEEVPENIVEELQG, via the coding sequence ATGCATCCTCTGGCTACTACAGATTTAAACTTACTTGTTGCTCTACAAGCACTACTTAAGACTCATAATGTCACCAAAGCTGCGGTTGAATTGGGGATTACCCAATCGGCGATGAGCCGAACCTTGCAACGATTGCGCGCGACTTTTAACGACCCGCTTTTTGTGCGTACTCGCGAAGGCCTAAAGCCGACAGCTAGGGCAGAAGCATTAGTTGGAGAGTTGGGGCAAACACTTGATAGTGTGGGGCAATTGTTGGCATCTCCCACCTTTGATCCAAGTACTGCCCGCGGTTCATTTCGAGTGCTGACCAATGACTTTGGTTCTCAGGTTTTTATGCCAAATATCATGTCGGAGCTCAGCCGAGAAGCACCAGGGATGAATTTTGAGATTGTCTCACGTCGTAGTGACATGATGGATCAATTGCAACAAGGTCAAGTTGATTTGATTCTTGCAACATTAGACCAACAGATACCCGCAGAAATATATGCTCGAACTTTAGGTGAAGATCGCTTTGTCTGTGTGATGCGTTACAACCATCCACTGGCAAGCAAAAAATTAACATTAAATGAATATTGCGATGCACGACATATTTTAATTACTACAGGAAATGATCGTCGTGGCCACATAGATTTACAGTTGGCCAAGCAAGGGCTAAAACGCAACATTGTATTGCGATTGCCGCATTTTACCGCTGCACCTTCAATTGCTGCCAATAGTGATTTAATCGTAACCATGCCACGTGGCTTAGCATTACGACAAGCACAAACACTCGGATTAAAACTGGTTGAACCGCCAGTTAACCATGAGCCTTTCGCTTATCATTTAGTGTGGCACAGTCGTCAGCACCACAATCCGGCACATAAATGGCTACGGGATTTAATGAGCAATTCAATTCGTAAAACACTGCAAGAAGCCCCAGAACCGATAGATCCATTACGTGGTTGGGTAGATTTATTTAAACCAGAAATTAATTTTTTTCCAGAAGAAGTGCCAGAAAATATAGTTGAAGAATTACAAGGCTAA
- a CDS encoding iron-containing alcohol dehydrogenase: protein MNNFQFYNPTRILFGEGQIASVADNIPQGSRVLFAYGGGSIHKNGVYDQVRKSLEQFEFFEFSGIEVNPSFVTLMEATSLVQRENIDFILAVGGGSVVDGAKFIAAASVYEGDAWNIMTKPNQVKQALPLGCVLTLPATGSESNGNSVVTRYETHEKLGFFSPLVFPRFAVLDPTTTLTLPQRQVSNGVVDAFVHVIEQYLTYPVNAPIQDGFSESLLKTLISEGPKALANPNDITVRSNIMWSATLALNGLISSGVPQDWATHMIGHELTALHGVDHAVSLAIILPPLLQEMTEEKHAKLLQYATNVWNIDSGDDASKIALAIEKTRDFFELMQIKTRLSDYQIGKHDIPEILGQLEKHNMMQLGERGQVTLDRTQKILLNAL from the coding sequence ATGAATAATTTTCAATTTTATAATCCAACACGTATTTTGTTCGGTGAAGGACAAATCGCCTCTGTTGCAGACAACATCCCCCAGGGGAGCCGTGTTTTGTTTGCTTATGGCGGCGGTAGCATTCACAAAAATGGTGTTTATGATCAGGTTAGAAAATCATTAGAACAGTTTGAGTTTTTTGAATTTTCTGGAATAGAAGTAAATCCTTCTTTTGTCACGTTAATGGAAGCAACTTCTCTAGTTCAGAGAGAAAATATCGATTTCATATTAGCTGTCGGCGGTGGCTCGGTGGTTGATGGCGCTAAGTTTATTGCAGCTGCATCAGTCTACGAGGGTGATGCTTGGAATATCATGACTAAGCCGAATCAGGTTAAACAAGCACTACCTTTAGGCTGTGTTTTAACCCTGCCGGCAACTGGCTCAGAAAGTAATGGCAATAGCGTAGTTACTCGCTATGAAACCCATGAAAAGTTAGGTTTTTTCAGCCCATTAGTTTTCCCGCGCTTTGCAGTACTTGATCCAACCACCACCTTGACCTTGCCGCAGCGCCAGGTAAGCAATGGTGTTGTTGATGCATTTGTTCATGTGATTGAACAGTATTTAACCTACCCGGTTAATGCACCGATACAAGATGGATTTTCTGAAAGTTTGCTGAAAACCTTAATTAGCGAAGGGCCGAAAGCGCTGGCTAATCCGAATGATATTACGGTACGCAGTAATATTATGTGGAGTGCCACTTTGGCACTAAACGGGCTAATCAGTAGTGGCGTGCCACAAGACTGGGCAACCCATATGATTGGCCATGAGCTGACTGCGCTACACGGCGTTGATCATGCCGTCAGCCTTGCGATTATATTGCCACCACTATTGCAAGAAATGACCGAAGAAAAGCATGCTAAGTTGCTGCAATACGCAACGAATGTCTGGAATATTGATTCCGGTGACGACGCTTCAAAAATTGCACTAGCCATTGAAAAAACTCGTGATTTTTTTGAATTGATGCAGATTAAAACACGTTTGTCAGACTATCAAATCGGCAAACATGATATTCCTGAAATTCTCGGCCAGTTAGAAAAGCACAATATGATGCAACTTGGTGAAAGAGGCCAAGTAACCTTAGATCGCACTCAAAAGATTTTGTTAAACGCTTTATAA
- a CDS encoding glutathione S-transferase family protein, translating into MLTLHHLNQSRSKRIIWMLEELGVEYQIKAYQRDAKTFLAPVELKAIHPLGKSPVIENNDLVLAESGAIIEYLIEKFDAKEVFAPAKNSKEYAHYLQWLHFAESSAAFPLLMDYFLKKDASQSEFLNGYVAMELEKILSYLSDHLQQQPWLTGQQFTGADVLISFIFEIASSMGLLADYPVLQDYLARLKLRPAAIKAEQIEAEH; encoded by the coding sequence ATGCTTACTTTGCACCATTTGAATCAATCTCGCTCAAAACGCATTATCTGGATGCTAGAAGAGTTAGGTGTTGAATATCAAATTAAAGCTTATCAGCGAGATGCAAAAACATTTTTAGCGCCAGTGGAATTAAAAGCGATCCACCCATTAGGCAAATCGCCGGTTATTGAAAATAACGATCTGGTTCTGGCTGAATCAGGTGCGATCATAGAATATTTAATCGAAAAATTTGACGCAAAAGAAGTTTTCGCTCCAGCCAAGAACTCTAAGGAATATGCCCATTACTTACAATGGTTGCATTTTGCAGAGAGCTCAGCAGCATTTCCATTATTAATGGATTATTTTTTAAAGAAAGATGCTTCTCAGTCTGAATTTTTAAATGGCTACGTTGCGATGGAATTAGAAAAAATTCTTAGCTATTTAAGCGATCATTTACAGCAACAACCATGGCTAACCGGACAACAATTTACCGGTGCTGATGTATTAATTTCATTTATTTTTGAAATTGCATCATCCATGGGATTATTAGCAGACTACCCAGTGCTTCAAGATTACTTAGCTCGATTGAAACTGCGACCAGCAGCCATCAAGGCTGAACAAATAGAAGCTGAACACTAG
- a CDS encoding type 1 glutamine amidotransferase domain-containing protein: MKILMIMTSHGQLGNTGKKTGFWLEEFAAPYYQFIDAGVEVVLASPAGGQPPVDPKSVSEDLQTDATRRFEKDIDARTMLSNTRKLSLIVPDAFDAVFFPGGHGPLWDLADNPETARLIEYFYQQKKPIGVVCHAAAVLCQAMDGDHPLVSGKRLTGFSNSEEAAVDLTSVVPFSIEDRLIELGASYFKADDWTPYVEVAAGIISGQNPASSDVTASVLMDAVRGEVV, encoded by the coding sequence ATGAAAATTCTGATGATCATGACCTCTCATGGCCAGTTAGGAAACACTGGAAAAAAGACCGGTTTTTGGTTGGAAGAGTTTGCCGCCCCTTATTATCAATTTATTGATGCTGGCGTCGAAGTTGTTCTGGCCAGCCCTGCTGGTGGTCAACCACCGGTTGATCCAAAAAGCGTATCAGAAGATCTTCAAACTGACGCAACTCGCAGATTTGAAAAAGATATTGATGCCAGAACCATGCTTTCCAATACTCGAAAATTATCTTTAATCGTGCCAGATGCATTCGATGCTGTATTTTTCCCTGGCGGTCATGGGCCACTGTGGGATTTGGCGGATAACCCAGAAACAGCACGATTAATAGAATATTTTTATCAGCAGAAAAAACCAATTGGTGTTGTTTGTCATGCGGCAGCTGTTTTATGTCAGGCCATGGATGGCGACCATCCCCTAGTATCAGGTAAGCGACTGACTGGATTCAGCAATTCTGAAGAAGCTGCTGTTGATTTAACTTCGGTTGTTCCTTTTTCAATTGAAGACCGCTTAATTGAATTAGGTGCTAGTTATTTTAAAGCGGATGACTGGACGCCATATGTAGAAGTCGCTGCAGGAATAATTAGCGGGCAAAACCCTGCTTCTTCCGATGTAACTGCATCAGTATTAATGGATGCCGTACGTGGAGAAGTTGTTTAA